In Chitinibacter sp. SCUT-21, a single genomic region encodes these proteins:
- a CDS encoding response regulator transcription factor — protein MLAEFVLASSDQALIQRWQSLAVPCQRFIVCADYQQLALLAWPAPSCCVLDVEMGAELEHHEQWRHLSREVSLCLFAPAFTIEAELHWLSSGIRACCTPDLDDERLKTIVEVTAQGGIWVSQHALPQLMQGLQRYSQESHLQAGAKTAMSSLSVLTPQERKIAQLVGQGESNKLIARALNISDHTVKTHLSAIFSKLHLSDRVHLALLVNQDPENRP, from the coding sequence ATGCTGGCAGAGTTTGTTTTGGCTTCGAGTGATCAGGCGCTGATCCAGCGATGGCAATCGCTGGCTGTGCCTTGCCAGCGCTTTATCGTGTGCGCTGATTATCAACAATTGGCACTGCTCGCTTGGCCCGCACCCAGTTGCTGTGTGCTTGATGTGGAGATGGGCGCCGAGCTTGAGCATCATGAACAATGGCGCCATTTAAGTCGCGAAGTGAGTCTTTGCTTATTTGCACCAGCGTTCACAATTGAAGCCGAATTGCATTGGCTCTCGAGCGGTATTCGCGCATGTTGCACACCCGATTTGGACGATGAGCGTTTAAAAACCATTGTTGAAGTCACTGCACAAGGCGGAATTTGGGTTTCTCAGCACGCTTTGCCGCAGTTAATGCAAGGACTACAGCGTTACTCGCAGGAGTCTCATCTCCAAGCTGGCGCAAAAACCGCGATGTCGAGTTTAAGCGTGCTGACCCCGCAAGAGCGCAAAATTGCCCAGTTGGTCGGGCAAGGGGAGAGCAATAAATTAATTGCCCGCGCTCTCAATATTTCCGATCACACAGTTAAAACTCATTTAAGTGCCATTTTTAGCAAGCTGCATTTGAGTGATCGGGTGCATCTGGCCTTGCTCGTTAATCAAGACCCGGAAAATCGACCTTGA